From a single Theropithecus gelada isolate Dixy chromosome 8, Tgel_1.0, whole genome shotgun sequence genomic region:
- the TIGD5 gene encoding tigger transposable element-derived protein 5: MYPAGPPAGPVPHRGRRPPPGPSAPVPAPVPAARPPPPAPGPRPRVAVKMAFRKAYSIKDKLQAIERVKGGERQASVCRDFGVPGGTLRGWLKDEPKLRWFLEQLGGEVGTQRKKMRLANEEEIDRAVYAWFLALRQHGVPLSGPLIQAQAEAFARQIYGPECTFKASHGWFWRWQKRHGISSQRFYGEAGPLAPGPAPGPPVKEEPTLPSGAGPLPDRAPAPPPPAEGGYGDEQIYNANVTGLYWKLLPEQAAPPGAGDPGAGGCGRRWRGDRVTVLLAANLTGSHKLKPLVIGRLPDPPSLRHHNQDKFPASYRYSPDAWLSRPLLRGWFFEEFVPGVKRYLRRSCLQQKAVLLVAHPPCPSPAASMPALEDSEDAPVRCRPEPLGPPEELQTPDGAVRVLFLSKGSSRAHIPAPLEQGVVAAFKQLYKRELLRLAVSCASGSPLDFMRSFMLKDMLYLAGLSWDLVQAGSIERCWLLGLRAAFEPRPGEDSAGQPAQAEEAAEHSRVLSDLTHLAALAYKCLAPEEVAEWLHLDDDGGPPEGCREEVGPALPPAAPPAPASLPSAIGGGEEEEEATEYGGTSVPTAGEAVRGLETALRWLESQDPREVGPLRLVQLRSLISMARRLGGIGHTPAGPYDGV; encoded by the coding sequence ATGTACCCCGCGGGTCCCCCGGCCGGCCCGGTCCCGCACCGCGGCCGCCGTCCCCCGCCCGGGCCCTCTGCGCCCGTCCCGGCCCCCGTCCCCGCTGCACGGCCGCCGCCACCCGCGCCCGGGCCGCGGCCCCGCGTGGCCGTGAAGATGGCCTTCCGCAAGGCCTACTCCATCAAGGACAAGCTGCAGGCCATCGAGCGCGTCAAGGGCGGCGAGCGGCAGGCCAGTGTGTGCCGCGACTTCGGCGTGCCGGGTGGGACGCTGCGCGGCTGGCTCAAGGACGAGCCCAAGCTGCGCTGGTTCCTGGAGCAGCTGGGCGGCGAGGTGGGCACTCAGCGCAAGAAGATGCGGCTGGCCAACGAGGAGGAGATCGACCGCGCCGTGTACGCCTGGTTCCTGGCACTGCGCCAGCACGGGGTGCCGCTGTCTGGGCCGCTCATCCAGGCGCAGGCCGAGGCCTTCGCGCGCCAGATCTACGGGCCCGAGTGCACCTTCAAGGCCAGCCATGGCTGGTTCTGGCGCTGGCAGAAGCGCCACGGCATCTCCAGCCAGCGCTTCTACGGCGAGGCCGGGCCCCTCGCCCCGGGCCCCGCGCCCGGCCCGCCGGTCAAGGAGGAGCCCACGCTGCCCTCCGGCGCCGGCCCCCTGCCCGACCGCGCCCCGGCCCCGCCGCCCCCCGCCGAGGGCGGCTACGGCGACGAGCAGATCTACAACGCCAACGTCACCGGCCTCTACTGGAAGCTGCTTCCGGAGCAGGCTGCGCCCCCGGGCGCAGGGGACCCTGGAGCAGGGGGCTGCGGCCGGCGATGGCGGGGCGACCGCGTAACGGTGCTGCTGGCCGCCAACCTGACCGGCAGCCACAAGCTGAAGCCGCTGGTCATCGGGCGGCTGCCGGACCCGCCCAGCCTGCGCCACCATAACCAGGACAAGTTCCCGGCCTCCTACCGCTACAGCCCCGACGCCTGGCTCAGCCGCCCGCTGCTGCGGGGCTGGTTCTTTGAGGAATTTGTCCCGGGCGTCAAACGCTACCTGCGCCGAAGCTGCCTGCAGCAGAAGGCCGTGCTGCTGGTGGCCCACCCGCCCTGCCCAAGCCCAGCTGCCAGTATGCCCGCCCTGGAGGACAGCGAGGATGCCCCCGTGCGGTGCAGGCCGGAGCCCCTTGGCCCTCCGGAGGAGCTGCAGACACCGGATGGCGCTGTGCGGGTGCTGTTCCTGTCCAAAGGCAGCAGCCGGGCACACATTCCCGCACCGCTGGAGCAGGGCGTGGTGGCCGCCTTCAAGCAGCTGTACAAGCGCGAGCTGCTACGGTTGGCTGTGTCCTGCGCCAGCGGCTCCCCGCTGGACTTCATGCGCAGCTTCATGCTCAAGGACATGCTCTACCTGGCCGGCCTCTCCTGGGACCTGGTGCAAGCGGGCAGCATTGAGCGCTGCTGGCTGCTGGGCCTGAGGGCCGCCTTCGAGCCCCGGCCGGGCGAGGACAGTGCTGGGCAGCCGGCCCAGGCTGAGGAAGCTGCTGAGCACAGCAGGGTGCTCAGCGACCTCACTCACCTGGCGGCTCTGGCCTACAAGTGCCTGGCTCCCGAGGAGGTTGCAGAGTGGCTGCATCTGGACGATGATGGGGGTCCACCCGAGGGCTGCCGGGAGGAGGtgggcccagccctgccccctgcAGCCCCTCCGGCCCCAGCCAGCCTGCCTTCTGCCATtgggggaggagaagaggaggaggaggccaccGAGTACGGAGGGACCTCGGTGCCCACTGCCGGGGAGGCTGTGCGCGGGCTAGAGACAGCTCTGCGGTGGCTGGAGAGCCAGGACCCCAGAGAGGTGGGGCCACTGAGGCTGGTGCAGCTGCGCTCACTCATCAGCATGGCCCGGAGGCTGGGGGGCATCGGGCATACCCCAGCAGGCCCATATGATGGTGTGTGA